One stretch of Nitrospinota bacterium DNA includes these proteins:
- the hflK gene encoding FtsH protease activity modulator HflK, whose translation MGWEDKWRPPGGQQPPINIPDIKLPDLPPLNKSTIISALMIAFGIWVLTGIYKVELNERGIVLLFGKYMKVSEPGLNWFVPSPIGDVIKVRVEEIKRVEIGFRSSTRERQPNPNAFLEESLMLTKSVNIVDIDMVVQYQVSDPINYLFKVADDDSRELYDRGLEGTVRSVAESALRESVGRTEIDMLLTTDKGRVQEEVRQLIQKILDKYESGIHVGLVQFQDIHPPQEVREAFKDVNNAEEDKNRLIREAEGYLNSIIPVTRGKVEQILKEAEAYREQKEKRAEGDASRFTQQLEEYRKGKDVTRKRLYLETVEAVLENSKKILVDKQTAEKMMPILSFGQDQALMPPGSAGAPTGAGGVK comes from the coding sequence ATGGGTTGGGAAGACAAATGGAGGCCGCCTGGCGGTCAGCAACCCCCGATAAACATCCCTGATATCAAGCTCCCGGATCTTCCGCCTTTGAACAAGAGCACGATAATCTCGGCTCTTATGATAGCTTTCGGTATTTGGGTACTTACGGGAATTTACAAGGTTGAGCTTAATGAAAGAGGAATTGTCCTCCTTTTCGGAAAGTACATGAAGGTCTCCGAGCCGGGACTCAACTGGTTTGTGCCATCCCCGATCGGCGATGTCATAAAAGTCAGGGTTGAGGAGATAAAGAGGGTAGAGATAGGTTTCCGTTCATCGACCAGGGAACGTCAGCCGAATCCGAACGCTTTCCTCGAAGAATCCTTGATGCTTACCAAGTCGGTGAACATCGTGGATATCGACATGGTAGTGCAGTACCAGGTATCGGATCCGATCAACTACCTCTTCAAGGTAGCCGACGACGATTCCAGGGAGCTGTATGACCGCGGCCTGGAAGGGACCGTCAGGAGTGTGGCAGAATCCGCGCTCAGGGAATCGGTTGGACGAACCGAGATAGATATGCTTCTTACCACCGACAAGGGGCGCGTCCAGGAAGAGGTCCGTCAGCTTATACAGAAAATACTCGACAAGTATGAAAGCGGCATCCATGTCGGACTTGTGCAGTTTCAGGACATACACCCACCTCAGGAGGTTAGAGAGGCATTCAAGGATGTAAACAACGCTGAAGAGGATAAGAACAGGCTTATCCGAGAGGCTGAAGGATATCTGAATTCAATCATCCCGGTAACAAGGGGTAAGGTCGAGCAGATATTGAAAGAGGCCGAAGCGTATCGCGAACAGAAAGAGAAAAGGGCTGAAGGCGATGCATCCCGCTTTACCCAGCAGTTGGAAGAGTACAGGAAGGGGAAGGATGTTACACGAAAGAGGCTTTATCTTGAGACTGTCGAAGCTGTGCTTGAGAATTCCAAAAAGATTCTTGTCGATAAACAGACAGCCGAGAAGATGATGCCGATCCTTTCATTTGGTCAGGATCAAGCGTTGATGCCCCCTGGCTCGGCCGGGGCGCCTACCGGAGCGGGAGGTGTGAAATGA
- the hflC gene encoding protease modulator HflC: MMSEVKNLVFGILLVVALFLAGSSFYVVQEFEQAVVLRFGKFVTAVSEPGLHTKIPIILQVTKYDKRLLDYDITPTEIVTKDKRTLVVDSFSKWKITDPELFYKRVRTEIKARGRIKDIIYSELWQEFGSHTLEEIVSVNRQVFMENVTMRANQKAEQMEMGIAIIDVRIKRADLPEENKNSVFRRMREERKRIASQFRAEGEEEANKIRANADKEKTVMLAEAYKKEQIIRGEADSVAIKIYADAFKKDPEFYEFQRSLEAYRKALTSNNAVILSDRSEFMKYFNASDEKK, encoded by the coding sequence ATGATGAGCGAAGTAAAAAATCTGGTTTTTGGAATTCTGCTGGTTGTCGCGCTATTCCTTGCAGGGAGTTCCTTTTATGTCGTGCAGGAGTTCGAGCAGGCGGTAGTCCTCCGGTTCGGAAAGTTCGTAACGGCGGTTTCTGAGCCGGGCCTGCATACAAAGATACCGATAATCCTGCAGGTAACGAAATACGATAAAAGACTTCTTGATTACGATATTACCCCTACGGAAATAGTAACGAAGGACAAGAGGACGCTTGTCGTCGATTCTTTCTCGAAATGGAAGATCACCGACCCGGAGCTCTTTTACAAGAGAGTGAGGACGGAGATAAAGGCTCGTGGACGTATCAAGGACATCATCTACTCCGAGCTGTGGCAGGAGTTCGGCTCCCACACTCTCGAAGAGATAGTTTCTGTTAACAGGCAGGTATTCATGGAGAACGTTACCATGCGCGCAAACCAGAAGGCCGAGCAGATGGAGATGGGTATTGCCATCATAGACGTAAGGATAAAAAGGGCGGACTTGCCGGAGGAGAACAAGAATTCCGTTTTCCGCCGAATGAGGGAAGAGCGAAAAAGGATAGCTTCGCAGTTCCGAGCCGAGGGTGAAGAAGAGGCGAACAAGATACGGGCAAATGCCGATAAGGAGAAGACCGTTATGCTTGCCGAGGCCTACAAGAAAGAGCAGATTATCCGCGGTGAGGCCGACTCGGTCGCCATTAAGATCTACGCGGATGCTTTCAAAAAGGATCCGGAGTTTTATGAGTTCCAGAGGTCGCTTGAGGCTTATCGCAAGGCTTTAACGAGCAACAACGCGGTAATTCTTTCCGACAGGTCGGAGTTCATGAAATATTTCAACGCTTCCGACGAAAAGAAATAG
- a CDS encoding amidohydrolase family protein: MIDCHVHLLTAEMVEDSRFRFEKNYPGSADMLIKKASHLINQKFINFLKERTLEDHAKQWLSEMDANGIDRALFFPISEQPEQVRDFVALAPERFAGYAYLNDPLAKDAPERLRNQVTQYGFRGLKLYPCLQLFHAYDEKVFPLYEEAQSLGVPITFHMGITHAPASDYRYTNPLDLQLPLRLFPDLNFIIAHFGAGFFREVCLIAYHTDNLYVDTSGTNNWRDYTPERMELMEVFRRAIDIMGASRILFGTDTVMRPDSGYRKAIMEEQKAIVRSLSPDPADAEKILGGNAAELFKISSK, encoded by the coding sequence ATGATTGATTGTCATGTACACCTCCTTACGGCCGAAATGGTCGAGGATTCCAGGTTCCGCTTCGAGAAGAATTACCCCGGTTCGGCGGATATGCTAATAAAGAAGGCATCACATCTGATAAACCAGAAATTCATAAATTTCCTCAAGGAGAGAACGCTGGAAGATCACGCCAAGCAGTGGCTCTCCGAGATGGACGCAAACGGGATAGATAGAGCGCTCTTTTTCCCCATTTCAGAGCAACCGGAGCAGGTGCGCGACTTCGTAGCCCTTGCTCCCGAGAGGTTTGCGGGTTACGCCTACCTGAACGACCCGCTGGCAAAAGACGCCCCCGAAAGGCTTCGCAACCAAGTCACGCAGTACGGTTTTCGCGGGCTGAAGCTCTACCCCTGCCTTCAGCTTTTTCATGCGTACGACGAAAAGGTCTTCCCATTATACGAAGAGGCGCAGAGCCTCGGGGTTCCGATAACCTTCCACATGGGGATAACGCACGCCCCTGCATCCGATTACCGGTATACAAATCCGCTCGACCTCCAGCTCCCGCTACGGCTTTTCCCCGACCTGAACTTCATCATCGCCCATTTCGGAGCCGGCTTTTTCCGCGAGGTATGCCTCATCGCCTATCACACCGACAATCTGTATGTCGATACATCCGGCACCAACAACTGGCGAGATTACACCCCTGAGAGGATGGAGCTTATGGAAGTGTTCAGAAGGGCGATCGACATAATGGGAGCATCGAGAATCCTGTTCGGCACCGATACCGTGATGAGACCAGACAGCGGATACAGAAAAGCGATAATGGAAGAGCAGAAGGCGATAGTTAGATCGCTCTCCCCTGATCCTGCCGACGCCGAAAAAATCCTTGGCGGCAACGCCGCCGAACTTTTCAAAATATCGTCAAAATAA
- a CDS encoding HAD hydrolase-like protein, translating to MNTIEANLIIFDLDGTLIDSKKDIADAVNSTLAAMGQREIPVEHLYSFVGNGVRPLIEKSMIESGNAERLPEAIKHFQDTYIETLLDTTVMFDGIPEVLEHFASLGKKMAVASNKPFRYVDKIIDGLDMRRYFLSVKGGDSYQTSKPEPEMILSIIEEASSSRKESVIVGDSRVDIKAGINSGIRTVGVTYGFREREEIIEAKPDAMIETPIELKKVIV from the coding sequence ATGAATACAATAGAAGCAAATCTGATAATTTTCGATCTTGACGGCACGCTGATCGACTCGAAAAAGGATATCGCCGACGCGGTGAACAGCACACTAGCCGCGATGGGGCAGAGAGAGATTCCGGTTGAGCATCTCTATTCCTTCGTCGGCAACGGCGTCCGTCCACTCATCGAAAAGAGCATGATCGAATCCGGCAACGCCGAAAGATTGCCGGAGGCTATCAAACATTTTCAGGATACATATATAGAGACGCTCCTCGATACGACAGTAATGTTCGACGGGATTCCCGAGGTGCTTGAGCATTTCGCATCACTGGGAAAGAAGATGGCTGTTGCGTCGAACAAACCGTTCCGTTACGTAGACAAGATAATCGACGGGCTTGATATGAGGCGCTATTTCCTCTCCGTAAAGGGGGGGGATTCGTATCAAACAAGCAAGCCGGAGCCGGAAATGATACTTTCAATAATTGAAGAGGCTTCCTCTTCAAGGAAGGAATCGGTGATAGTCGGGGACAGCAGGGTTGATATAAAGGCCGGGATAAACTCCGGGATAAGGACAGTCGGTGTGACCTATGGATTCAGGGAGAGGGAAGAGATAATCGAAGCGAAGCCCGATGCCATGATAGAAACTCCGATAGAGCTGAAAAAAGTAATTGTATGA
- a CDS encoding YkgJ family cysteine cluster protein codes for MRRKIVREGECVSCGECCKKLRITGILSNIVRQHGTLEDAEAYYSYHGVKLVDADKISDRALLEIDRKCDQLSEDNICLLHEMDKKPFICRKYPWFKDDIETCGFTFREEGGLFGF; via the coding sequence ATGAGAAGGAAAATAGTGCGCGAAGGGGAATGCGTTTCATGCGGTGAATGCTGCAAAAAGCTTCGGATCACCGGGATATTGAGCAATATCGTAAGGCAACATGGAACACTGGAGGATGCGGAGGCCTATTACTCTTATCATGGCGTGAAACTCGTAGATGCGGACAAGATATCGGACAGGGCGCTCCTTGAGATTGACAGGAAATGCGACCAGCTTTCTGAAGATAACATATGCCTGCTTCATGAAATGGACAAAAAGCCGTTCATCTGCCGGAAATACCCATGGTTCAAGGATGATATCGAAACATGCGGATTCACATTTCGGGAAGAGGGGGGCTTGTTCGGATTTTAA
- a CDS encoding NTP transferase domain-containing protein, with protein MSSNIDSIDAVILAGGKESRFGILPINKNMLLVKNRPLFIHILFALLEVKRIGRIFITGPADEIKRILKEHGGDIPSGKVFPVQESTDIVANVWIAFIHSLVKYKPGDEDNDEELREKLFFACAGDMPLATPMEIDEFLDGCKAAGDYDWFMGMTRKETLDFYKPKKRRRGIRMAYSHFAEGLYRINNLHLFKPFKIKNKNEFTEFYRVRYLRRFSNILKSGIGILRRNVGLEGLFGWAFMILAMKLYRMGFISASDYFRKFVPIERGEKVVSRLIGGRSKTVITTYGGCALDVDRKGNRALFERQYDQWMEHQYKLADKRGLSKKIPKIT; from the coding sequence GTGAGCAGTAACATTGATTCCATAGACGCCGTAATTCTTGCGGGGGGTAAGGAGTCGCGTTTCGGGATTTTGCCGATAAACAAGAACATGCTCCTCGTCAAGAACCGCCCCCTTTTCATCCATATTCTTTTTGCACTTCTGGAGGTGAAGAGGATAGGGAGGATTTTCATAACCGGCCCGGCGGACGAGATCAAAAGGATCCTCAAGGAGCATGGAGGGGATATCCCTTCGGGGAAGGTTTTTCCCGTGCAGGAGAGTACCGACATTGTGGCAAATGTCTGGATAGCATTTATTCACTCTCTTGTGAAATACAAGCCGGGAGACGAGGATAATGATGAAGAGCTTCGCGAGAAACTGTTTTTTGCCTGTGCCGGGGATATGCCGCTCGCCACGCCGATGGAGATAGACGAGTTCCTCGATGGATGCAAGGCGGCTGGCGACTACGACTGGTTCATGGGGATGACGAGGAAAGAGACGCTCGATTTTTACAAGCCGAAGAAGAGGAGAAGGGGGATAAGGATGGCCTACTCGCATTTCGCGGAAGGGCTTTACAGGATAAACAATCTTCACCTCTTTAAACCGTTCAAGATAAAAAACAAAAACGAGTTCACCGAATTCTACAGGGTCAGATACCTTAGGCGCTTCTCCAATATCCTCAAAAGCGGAATCGGGATTTTGAGAAGGAACGTCGGCCTCGAAGGGCTTTTCGGTTGGGCGTTCATGATCCTAGCCATGAAACTGTACAGGATGGGATTTATCTCGGCGTCCGATTATTTCAGGAAATTCGTCCCGATAGAGAGAGGGGAAAAGGTGGTAAGCAGGCTGATAGGGGGGAGGAGCAAAACTGTCATCACCACATATGGCGGATGTGCGCTTGATGTAGACAGGAAAGGGAACAGGGCCCTTTTTGAGAGACAGTACGATCAATGGATGGAGCACCAGTACAAGCTCGCCGATAAACGGGGTCTTTCAAAAAAGATCCCGAAGATAACCTGA
- a CDS encoding aldo/keto reductase, producing MKYRELGRTGMKFSEIAFGAWQIGGAPFWESKGEKASMEAISAALEANINIFDTAPVYGFGRSEELIGKALKPYRDNIFIATKCGLRWKKEDLATLYRDLKPKSIREEVELSLRRLQTDRIDLYQIHWPSADDPVGPTMEELAKLKEEQKIMAIGVSNFNLPLLREASGIAPIDSIQPKYNLLEREIEDELLPFCAQEGIGVLAYSPLASGLLSGKYNSSSAFNDWRGKGNMGLFKKDKIDEAFRRVGKLSKIAEERGENLLHLALNWVLSNKTVTAALVGVKDGNQLRQNAKALLKPLSEELKAELEAV from the coding sequence ATGAAATATCGTGAACTTGGAAGAACCGGAATGAAATTTTCGGAGATCGCTTTCGGCGCCTGGCAGATAGGGGGCGCTCCGTTCTGGGAATCAAAGGGGGAAAAGGCCTCCATGGAGGCGATCTCGGCGGCTTTGGAAGCCAACATAAATATTTTCGATACCGCACCTGTCTATGGATTCGGCAGGAGTGAAGAGTTGATAGGCAAAGCGTTGAAGCCATATCGCGACAATATCTTCATCGCGACGAAATGCGGACTTCGATGGAAGAAGGAAGATCTCGCCACCCTTTACCGCGACCTGAAACCGAAGTCGATCCGCGAAGAGGTGGAACTTTCCCTGCGGAGACTGCAAACCGACAGGATAGACCTGTACCAGATACATTGGCCCTCCGCCGACGATCCTGTCGGACCTACCATGGAAGAACTTGCCAAACTGAAAGAGGAACAGAAGATCATGGCGATAGGGGTGAGCAACTTCAACCTCCCGCTTCTACGCGAAGCGTCGGGAATAGCTCCGATCGATTCAATCCAGCCGAAGTACAACCTTCTGGAAAGAGAGATCGAAGATGAGCTTCTTCCATTTTGCGCCCAGGAGGGTATCGGCGTCCTTGCCTACAGCCCGCTCGCGTCCGGCCTTCTCTCTGGAAAATACAACAGCTCTTCCGCATTCAACGACTGGCGGGGGAAGGGGAACATGGGGCTATTTAAAAAAGATAAGATCGATGAAGCTTTCAGGAGAGTCGGCAAACTTTCGAAAATAGCCGAAGAGAGGGGGGAAAACCTCCTGCATCTCGCGCTCAACTGGGTCTTGTCCAACAAAACGGTAACAGCCGCGCTTGTCGGGGTAAAGGACGGCAACCAGCTGAGGCAGAACGCAAAGGCGCTTTTAAAACCGCTGTCGGAGGAGTTGAAGGCCGAGCTTGAGGCGGTATAG
- the fetB gene encoding iron export ABC transporter permease subunit FetB has product MNSVVIDPSALDLAMVALLFGIVIALSIKEQLGIEKTFLHAAVRCVVQLLLVGYIIEYIFALNRWYFVVLLIITMSVIAATAGSQRMTSRVKNVGLYVWFAIFTGTIVNTFIVTEVILKIEPWYDPRYLLPLAGMIMGNALNSGSMAGERFLSELKNRKAEVETMLILGHSSTRACIEMKRSAVRATLIPTFNAMFTVGFVHLPGMMTGQILGGASPVVAAKYQIIVMFMISSTVLLTALILINLLKGKYFTKAHQLNYHLL; this is encoded by the coding sequence ATGAACAGTGTCGTGATCGATCCCTCAGCGCTCGATCTGGCGATGGTCGCCCTCCTGTTCGGGATAGTTATTGCACTCTCCATTAAGGAACAGCTCGGCATTGAAAAGACCTTCCTCCATGCCGCGGTACGATGCGTCGTCCAACTCCTTCTGGTCGGTTACATCATCGAATATATCTTCGCCCTGAACCGATGGTATTTTGTTGTGCTACTGATAATCACGATGAGCGTTATCGCCGCGACAGCGGGATCGCAAAGGATGACCTCTCGCGTCAAGAATGTCGGCCTATACGTCTGGTTCGCGATATTCACCGGGACGATAGTGAACACCTTCATTGTTACAGAAGTTATCCTGAAGATAGAGCCGTGGTACGATCCCCGGTACCTTCTCCCGCTTGCCGGAATGATAATGGGGAACGCGCTGAACTCCGGCTCAATGGCTGGAGAGCGGTTCCTCTCCGAATTGAAGAACAGGAAAGCGGAGGTGGAGACTATGCTGATACTCGGCCACTCCTCCACGCGGGCCTGCATAGAGATGAAAAGATCCGCAGTTCGGGCAACCCTCATACCGACGTTCAACGCGATGTTCACTGTCGGTTTTGTGCATCTCCCCGGCATGATGACCGGACAGATCCTTGGAGGGGCGTCGCCGGTAGTTGCGGCAAAATATCAGATAATCGTGATGTTCATGATTTCAAGCACTGTGCTGTTGACCGCCCTGATACTTATCAACCTTCTGAAAGGGAAGTATTTCACCAAAGCGCATCAGCTGAATTACCACCTTCTGTAA
- a CDS encoding ATP-binding cassette domain-containing protein, with amino-acid sequence MISIIDAAGVTYKFPTGEFKSAKDGSADPAGRPLLHNIHFTLNSGEIIFIKGESGCGKSTFLKLLNRLIDPDTGRMEFNGKEYHSIDVMELRRKIQLVPQTTFLMPEMTVRENLLFAAPDAGEEKIVHLMDAFNLPHNLLENSGSRISVGQSQRFSVIRALLMKPDVILLDEPTAALDPDNRERFQESFLRLHGEGGLSAVWVTHDELKIANGKGRQMRLDKGGFI; translated from the coding sequence ATGATTTCCATTATTGATGCGGCTGGCGTAACTTACAAATTCCCGACAGGGGAGTTTAAATCTGCCAAAGATGGCTCTGCTGACCCGGCAGGAAGACCCCTGCTACACAATATCCATTTTACCCTTAATAGCGGTGAAATTATATTTATCAAGGGGGAATCGGGTTGCGGAAAAAGCACCTTCCTGAAACTCCTTAACCGCCTCATAGATCCCGACACCGGCAGAATGGAATTTAACGGGAAGGAGTACCACTCCATTGACGTAATGGAACTGAGACGGAAAATACAGCTGGTGCCGCAAACCACATTCCTCATGCCGGAGATGACGGTAAGAGAGAACCTGCTCTTTGCCGCGCCGGATGCGGGGGAAGAGAAGATCGTCCACCTGATGGACGCATTCAACCTTCCGCACAATCTCCTTGAAAACTCCGGCTCCCGTATATCGGTAGGGCAGTCTCAGCGGTTTTCCGTTATTCGCGCGCTACTGATGAAACCCGACGTGATACTCCTCGATGAACCGACAGCCGCGCTCGATCCGGACAACCGGGAGAGGTTCCAGGAATCGTTCCTCCGCCTCCATGGGGAGGGGGGGCTCTCCGCGGTATGGGTCACGCACGACGAACTGAAGATCGCAAACGGAAAAGGGAGGCAGATGCGCCTTGATAAAGGTGGGTTCATATGA
- a CDS encoding DnaJ domain-containing protein: MKRCFDILNVKPGADMSEVKKAYRKAVQKYHPDTNNGIGNTYKFKEVVKAYRAIQDHYKVLGIKPAEPHGVFSFNIFAMLFRPSRPVAVKGLRKKRLYDHTYVDPVLMDLPLEELALRLTESSNDFVRKQGARAMAVVYGADAIPILGKELETAPADLAEEIIFSLGLIDHFESAKVLEKYMRHHNVKIACTAVNALANINRHYSRKPLKRIEREGRSLLQRIRGMFDNKNLLQLVRDGLIEKSEFYIAQAIRRTTRESLPIILRELGWVLPESI, translated from the coding sequence ATGAAAAGGTGCTTTGACATACTTAATGTAAAACCTGGCGCCGATATGAGCGAGGTTAAAAAGGCCTATAGAAAGGCTGTTCAGAAATATCATCCCGATACAAATAATGGGATAGGTAACACCTATAAATTCAAAGAGGTAGTAAAGGCATACCGAGCGATACAGGACCATTACAAGGTTTTAGGGATAAAGCCTGCAGAGCCCCACGGGGTTTTTTCGTTCAACATCTTTGCCATGCTGTTTCGCCCGTCGAGGCCGGTTGCCGTGAAGGGACTACGGAAAAAAAGGCTATATGACCATACCTATGTTGATCCGGTTCTCATGGATCTTCCGCTTGAAGAGCTCGCGCTTAGACTTACGGAATCGAGCAACGATTTTGTAAGGAAGCAGGGTGCCAGGGCGATGGCGGTAGTTTATGGCGCCGACGCGATTCCGATATTGGGGAAGGAGCTTGAAACGGCACCTGCGGATCTGGCGGAGGAGATCATTTTCAGTCTCGGCTTAATTGATCATTTTGAATCTGCCAAGGTGCTTGAAAAGTATATGAGGCATCACAATGTGAAGATTGCCTGCACCGCGGTGAACGCGCTTGCTAATATCAACAGGCACTACTCGAGAAAACCTCTCAAGAGGATCGAGAGGGAGGGGCGCTCCCTGTTGCAACGCATTAGGGGGATGTTTGACAACAAGAACCTGTTACAGCTCGTGCGGGATGGGCTTATTGAAAAATCTGAATTCTACATTGCGCAGGCGATACGAAGGACCACGAGGGAATCGCTCCCGATCATTCTTCGCGAACTTGGTTGGGTTTTGCCGGAATCGATCTGA
- the rplV gene encoding 50S ribosomal protein L22, translating into MNLKEDMEASAKLRFVRMSPQKGRLIADMVRGKKVGDALNMLHFTNTKPAKIIEKLLKSARANAEEKNVGDPDAMIIKTILVDKGPVMKRQLPRARGRVDVLHKPFSHITLILESHEEEGAKRKAPPAKKGVVKKGAEVKTEKKSEAVKGEAEKAPAKKATVKKTSTKKPVAKKTADAKKGTAKKAAAKKAVAKKTVAKKSAAKKTTAKKSAKKK; encoded by the coding sequence TTGAATTTAAAGGAAGATATGGAAGCCAGCGCTAAACTGAGATTTGTAAGGATGTCACCCCAGAAGGGACGGCTGATCGCGGACATGGTTCGCGGCAAAAAAGTCGGTGACGCGCTAAATATGCTTCATTTCACGAACACGAAACCTGCGAAGATTATCGAGAAGCTTTTAAAAAGCGCCCGCGCAAATGCGGAAGAAAAAAATGTGGGCGATCCTGATGCGATGATCATCAAGACAATATTGGTCGACAAGGGACCGGTTATGAAGCGTCAGCTTCCGAGGGCAAGGGGGCGCGTGGATGTTCTTCACAAACCTTTCAGTCACATTACCCTGATACTCGAATCGCATGAAGAGGAAGGGGCCAAGAGAAAGGCGCCTCCAGCGAAAAAAGGAGTTGTCAAAAAGGGCGCAGAGGTGAAGACCGAAAAGAAGAGCGAGGCCGTAAAAGGCGAGGCCGAAAAGGCGCCAGCCAAGAAGGCCACGGTTAAAAAGACTTCCACGAAGAAACCGGTAGCAAAGAAAACGGCTGATGCCAAGAAGGGCACAGCGAAGAAGGCGGCAGCCAAGAAGGCTGTCGCGAAAAAGACCGTTGCCAAGAAGAGCGCGGCAAAGAAGACAACCGCGAAGAAAAGCGCGAAGAAGAAATAA
- the rpsC gene encoding 30S ribosomal protein S3 has product MGQKTHPIGFRLGVNKSWLSNWYAEADYAKQLHHDLALRKYIHKQLSHAGVARVEIERRSKQLKINIHTSRPGIIIGKKGSEVDALKKTLQKMVGGKMEISLNIKEVRRPEINAQLVAENIAMQLERRIAYRRAMKKSLSTAMRFGAKGIRINCSGRLNGAEIARVAWYREGRVPLHTLRADIDFGFAEAQTTFGVIGVKAWVFHGEILKVRDSSVAASDMLDEKMGKDSSKREDNA; this is encoded by the coding sequence TTGGGTCAGAAAACGCATCCAATTGGTTTCAGGCTTGGTGTCAACAAGTCTTGGCTTTCGAACTGGTATGCCGAGGCTGATTACGCGAAGCAGTTGCATCACGACTTGGCTCTCAGGAAATACATACACAAGCAACTCTCTCACGCAGGCGTAGCCAGGGTCGAGATTGAGAGGCGCTCAAAACAGCTCAAGATAAATATTCATACATCAAGGCCGGGGATCATCATCGGTAAAAAGGGTTCGGAGGTCGATGCGCTGAAGAAGACCCTGCAGAAGATGGTCGGGGGTAAGATGGAGATATCTCTTAACATTAAAGAGGTTCGCCGCCCGGAAATTAACGCTCAGCTTGTGGCGGAAAATATCGCCATGCAGCTTGAGAGGCGAATCGCATACAGGCGGGCTATGAAGAAATCGCTCTCGACAGCGATGAGGTTTGGCGCGAAGGGTATCCGCATAAACTGCTCAGGCAGGTTGAACGGGGCAGAGATAGCGCGCGTTGCATGGTATCGCGAAGGAAGGGTGCCGCTTCATACTCTCCGCGCGGACATAGATTTTGGATTTGCGGAAGCCCAGACCACCTTTGGCGTTATCGGCGTAAAGGCATGGGTTTTTCATGGAGAGATTCTTAAGGTAAGAGATTCGTCGGTTGCCGCCAGCGACATGCTCGACGAAAAGATGGGCAAGGACAGCTCAAAAAGGGAAGATAATGCTTAG
- the rplP gene encoding 50S ribosomal protein L16, translating to MLSPKKVKHRKRQKGRNRGVAWRGSSISFGSYALQVTEPGWITDRQIEAARIAMTRHVKRGGQVWIRIFPDKPITKKPLEVRMGKGKGSPEQWIARVKQGRILFEMDGVDLSTAEEALRLAAMKLPLATRILSKETRGCLS from the coding sequence ATGCTTAGTCCTAAAAAGGTTAAACATAGAAAACGCCAAAAGGGGCGGAACAGAGGCGTCGCGTGGCGCGGTTCCAGCATCTCATTTGGAAGCTACGCGCTCCAGGTTACAGAGCCGGGCTGGATCACTGACAGGCAGATCGAAGCTGCCCGTATCGCGATGACAAGGCATGTGAAGCGCGGCGGTCAGGTATGGATACGGATATTCCCTGATAAGCCGATTACAAAGAAACCGCTTGAGGTCAGAATGGGTAAAGGTAAGGGTTCCCCAGAACAGTGGATAGCCCGCGTAAAGCAGGGAAGGATACTGTTTGAAATGGATGGGGTGGATCTGTCGACTGCGGAAGAGGCTTTGAGGCTCGCCGCGATGAAGCTGCCGCTTGCCACCAGAATACTTTCAAAGGAAACGAGAGGTTGCCTGTCATGA
- the rpmC gene encoding 50S ribosomal protein L29, with product MKALEIRELTIEELSLKLEELRKEYLNMRFQKSTQQLEKPHQISVVKKDIARMLTVLNEKKRVKDVSASS from the coding sequence ATGAAGGCTTTGGAAATAAGAGAACTGACGATAGAAGAGCTGTCGCTTAAGCTGGAAGAGTTGAGGAAAGAGTACCTTAACATGCGTTTCCAGAAGAGCACGCAGCAGTTGGAGAAACCGCATCAGATATCGGTAGTAAAAAAGGATATCGCAAGGATGCTTACAGTATTAAATGAAAAGAAGAGGGTAAAAGATGTCAGCGCTTCCTCCTAG
- the rpsQ gene encoding 30S ribosomal protein S17 — MSALPPRRKVRVGEVVSNKMDKTVVVKIERKIIHPVFKKFIKKTKKLYAHDEDNKCKIGDLVEIVETRPLSKTKRWKVSSIVSE; from the coding sequence ATGTCAGCGCTTCCTCCTAGACGAAAAGTTCGCGTTGGCGAAGTAGTCAGCAACAAGATGGATAAGACCGTTGTGGTGAAGATCGAAAGGAAGATCATCCACCCTGTCTTCAAGAAGTTCATAAAGAAAACGAAAAAGCTTTACGCGCATGATGAAGACAACAAGTGCAAGATTGGGGACTTGGTCGAGATAGTTGAGACCCGCCCATTGAGCAAGACAAAGAGATGGAAAGTATCTTCCATTGTTTCGGAATAG